From one Neovison vison isolate M4711 chromosome 1, ASM_NN_V1, whole genome shotgun sequence genomic stretch:
- the ELOVL2 gene encoding elongation of very long chain fatty acids protein 2, whose amino-acid sequence MEHLKAFDDEINAFLDNMFGPRDSRVRGWFMLDSYLPTFFLTVLYLLSIWLGNKYMKTRPALSLKGILTLYNLGITLLSVYMLAELILSSWEGGYNLQCQDLASAGEADVRVAKVLWWYYFSKSVEFLDTIFFVLRKKTSQITFLHVYHHASMFNIWWCVLNWIPCGQSFFGPTLNSFIHILMYSYYGLSVFPSMHRYLWWKKYLTQAQLVQFVLTITHTMSAVVKPCGFPLGCLIFQSSYMLTLVILFLNFYVQTYRKKPVKKITEEPPAGKEVKNGFSKAYFTATNGVINKKAQ is encoded by the exons ATTCCCGAGTCCGAGGATGGTTCATGTTGGACTCTTACCTTCCCACCTTTTTTCTTACTGTCCTGTATCTGCTTTCCATATGGCTGGGTAACAAATACATGAAGACCAGGCCTGCTCTTTCCCTCAAGGGTATCCTCACCTTGTACAATCTGGGGATCACGCTTCTCTCCGTATACATGCTGGCAGAG CTTATTCTCTCCAGCTGGGAAGGAGGCTACAACTTACAGTGTCAAGATCTTGCCAGTGCCGGGGAAGCTGATGTCCGG GTAGCCAAGGTGTTATGGTGGTACTACTTCTCCAAATCAGTAGAGTTCCTGGACACAATTTTCTTTGTCTTGCGGAAAAAAACCAGCCAGATTACTTTTCTTCACGTATACCATCATGCCTCCATGTTTAACATCTGGTGGTGCGTTTTGAACTGGATACCTTGTGGGCAAA GCTTCTTCGGACCCACCCTGAACAGTTTCATCCACATCCTCATGTACTCCTACTACGGCCTTTCCGTGTTCCCGTCCATGCACAGGTATCTCTGGTGGAAGAAATACCTCACACAGGCTCAGCTG gtGCAGTTCGTGCTCACCATCACGCACACCATGAGCGCAGTGGTGAAGCCCTGCGGCTTCCCTCTGGGCTGTCTCATCTTCCAGTCTTCCTACATGCTGACGTTAGTCATCCTCTTCTTAAATTTTTACGTGCAG ACATACCGGAAAAAGCCAGTGAAGAAAATTACGGAAGAGCCACCTGCTGGGAAAGAAGTGAAGAATGGTTTCTCCAAAGCCTACTTCACCGCCACTAATGGGGTCATCAACAAGAAAGCACAGTAA